A single window of Thalassomonas viridans DNA harbors:
- a CDS encoding dUTP diphosphatase translates to MTVVQHQISQMLTMQDAMNSRVSQTWRDNRYEWYRAIWVECAEMLDHHGWKWWKHQEIDVAQVQLELVDIFHFGLSLRLMSGKEIEAIAAELAQELTKGSTESDFKLALEKLASAAVTDKSFDAVALADCMRLMGMDIDELFRQYVGKNTLNFFRQDHGYKEGNYIKVWHGEEDNEVLAQLVNSLDSQSDNFQADLYRALEEKYPG, encoded by the coding sequence ATAACTGTGGTGCAACACCAGATCAGTCAAATGTTAACCATGCAGGACGCAATGAATTCCCGCGTCAGCCAGACCTGGCGGGATAACCGGTACGAGTGGTACCGGGCGATCTGGGTGGAATGTGCAGAAATGCTCGACCATCACGGCTGGAAATGGTGGAAGCACCAGGAAATAGACGTTGCCCAGGTACAGCTGGAGCTGGTAGATATTTTTCACTTCGGCCTGAGCCTGCGCCTGATGTCCGGCAAAGAGATAGAGGCCATCGCCGCAGAGCTGGCACAGGAGCTGACCAAGGGCAGTACAGAAAGCGACTTTAAACTGGCCCTGGAAAAACTGGCCTCCGCTGCCGTTACCGACAAAAGCTTCGACGCCGTCGCCCTGGCCGATTGCATGCGCCTGATGGGCATGGATATTGATGAGCTGTTCCGTCAATATGTCGGCAAAAACACCCTTAACTTCTTCCGCCAGGACCACGGCTACAAAGAAGGCAATTATATCAAGGTGTGGCACGGCGAAGAAGACAATGAAGTACTGGCACAGCTGGTAAACAGCCTGGACAGCCAGAGCGACAATTTCCAGGCGGATTTATACCGGGCGCTGGAAGAAAAATATC
- the torT gene encoding TMAO reductase system periplasmic protein TorT — protein MRLSGLTTTCCRTGIKLLLLVLFTCYLSAAPAFGEQSASGLLLDGKYDENMSYTWLKRARKPWQLCAIVPVLDTSYWFSINYGLSKQARKLGIRLKIFQVGDFTGVDKQQAYLELCRKSSQGIILGGVYDQSDKGKVFNVPVIAVGYPVKSVFINANVIPQASENGKLLADYLNRQTNEQAADKLKVGLFPGPADSVFAQQYQQGFLSRYQREKITLLATEYTRHEYVEVQQTLSRFLNQNLDLDVLVTSGYVAEIASDLLKRMSLEEEVTLLSLNLTAQVYREMKRGTVRGAITASPVLQGKLAIDMAVKLLEKKLHYHEVTPKLKILSPDTIDDFDYIDVFAPYGYKEILEVN, from the coding sequence ATGCGTCTCTCGGGATTAACAACCACTTGTTGCCGTACCGGCATAAAGCTATTACTTCTCGTCTTGTTTACCTGTTACCTGTCCGCCGCCCCGGCCTTTGGAGAGCAATCTGCCTCCGGGCTCCTGCTTGACGGCAAATATGATGAAAATATGAGTTATACCTGGCTAAAGCGGGCCAGAAAGCCGTGGCAGCTTTGTGCAATAGTGCCTGTGCTGGATACCTCCTACTGGTTTTCCATCAATTATGGCCTGAGCAAACAGGCGCGTAAGCTGGGCATACGCTTGAAGATATTTCAGGTAGGGGACTTTACCGGTGTCGACAAGCAGCAGGCCTATCTGGAGCTGTGCCGCAAATCCAGCCAGGGCATTATCCTGGGAGGCGTTTATGATCAGTCTGACAAGGGCAAGGTTTTTAATGTACCTGTGATTGCTGTCGGCTACCCGGTAAAAAGCGTGTTTATCAATGCCAATGTCATTCCCCAGGCCAGTGAGAACGGCAAATTGCTTGCCGATTACCTTAACCGGCAAACGAATGAACAAGCCGCCGATAAGTTGAAGGTGGGCCTGTTTCCCGGACCGGCGGATTCGGTTTTTGCCCAACAATACCAGCAGGGGTTTTTAAGCCGGTACCAGAGGGAAAAAATCACTTTACTGGCCACCGAATATACCCGCCATGAATATGTGGAAGTGCAGCAGACCTTGTCGCGTTTCCTTAACCAGAACCTGGATCTGGATGTGCTGGTGACCTCGGGTTATGTGGCGGAAATTGCCAGTGACTTGCTCAAACGTATGTCGCTTGAAGAGGAGGTGACCCTGCTGTCGTTAAACCTGACCGCCCAGGTTTACCGGGAAATGAAACGCGGTACGGTCCGCGGGGCCATCACCGCGTCTCCTGTGCTCCAGGGCAAGCTCGCCATAGATATGGCGGTAAAGTTATTGGAAAAAAAACTTCATTATCATGAAGTCACTCCTAAACTTAAAATACTCAGCCCGGATACCATAGATGATTTTGATTACATAGATGTTTTTGCCCCATATGGTTATAAAGAAATTTTAGAAGTGAATTAA
- a CDS encoding ABC transporter substrate binding protein has protein sequence MADDVRMTLLSKAVFHKAAWISCLLLVLILAGIGPALANTALVLRAPGDDFSEVVNGMSDDLEGDIGFAELVVDAGSRVSDVAAQIKTHQPKVIVLIGNSSVNLYTKYQQAFPGQEFPPSIALAALFVDKFIPFLKNATGIRYEIPLVTSVVNMRLLMEKPIKKVGVVYRSWMQDIFDENVAYCRAEGIELIGGKLPNKDRNMNRKIKQQLQGLINQGVDVIWLLNDNQLINQKALKKVWLPLITRSKLPVIVGIKSLLATKLNLGSFAIVPDHYGLGVQASSVLLEIMENDWKILEQNIEHPLSVKQIVNVTILNKRSIQYRENLLSQVDDVIN, from the coding sequence ATGGCTGACGATGTCAGAATGACGTTATTAAGCAAGGCCGTGTTTCACAAAGCGGCATGGATAAGTTGCCTCTTGCTGGTTTTGATACTGGCAGGCATCGGGCCGGCTCTGGCAAATACCGCCCTGGTTTTGCGCGCACCTGGCGATGATTTTAGCGAAGTGGTTAACGGTATGTCGGATGATCTGGAAGGGGACATAGGTTTTGCCGAGTTAGTGGTCGATGCCGGCAGCCGGGTGTCGGATGTGGCGGCGCAGATCAAAACACACCAGCCGAAAGTGATAGTGCTGATCGGCAACAGTTCGGTGAACCTTTATACCAAGTACCAGCAGGCTTTCCCCGGCCAGGAGTTCCCGCCCAGCATTGCCCTGGCGGCTTTATTTGTCGATAAGTTTATTCCCTTCCTTAAGAATGCCACCGGGATACGTTATGAAATTCCCCTGGTGACCAGCGTGGTGAATATGCGCCTGTTGATGGAAAAACCGATTAAAAAAGTCGGGGTGGTATACCGCAGCTGGATGCAGGATATTTTTGATGAAAATGTCGCTTATTGCCGGGCGGAAGGCATAGAGCTGATCGGGGGAAAATTACCCAATAAAGATCGCAATATGAACCGGAAAATAAAACAGCAGCTGCAGGGGCTGATCAACCAGGGAGTTGATGTTATCTGGCTGCTTAACGACAACCAGCTGATCAACCAGAAGGCGCTGAAAAAGGTCTGGCTGCCGTTAATCACCCGTTCTAAACTGCCGGTGATCGTCGGCATCAAATCCCTGCTGGCAACCAAACTGAACCTGGGCTCTTTTGCCATAGTGCCGGATCATTATGGCCTCGGGGTGCAGGCGTCTTCGGTGCTGCTGGAGATCATGGAAAACGACTGGAAAATTCTTGAGCAAAACATCGAGCATCCCCTGTCGGTGAAACAAATTGTCAATGTCACTATTTTGAATAAAAGAAGCATCCAGTACCGGGAAAACCTGCTGTCCCAGGTTGACGATGTGATCAACTGA